A genomic segment from Haloarchaeobius salinus encodes:
- a CDS encoding DegT/DnrJ/EryC1/StrS family aminotransferase — MVEHVPFTEIEVTDDIVDRTASVVRSGRYVDGPQLDAFEAEFADAFDVDHAVGVSSGTAALSLSLRAAGVGEGDTVLLPAHTFFATASAAMNLDAEPVFVDVDPETYAIDVDDLEAKASFASRPAAVVPVHIYGQPADMDGVRRVADEYGLTVIEDSCQAHAARYDGEYAGTIGDLGCFSFYPSKNMTVGGDGGMIVTDDAELADAARRLRNQGRNPAGVHVDLGLNYRLDEFKAAFGREHLTHVEDWGRMRRENAALYDDRLAEVPEIETPTVADEREHVYHLYVVQADERDALRSFLSDRGVETGIHYEHALHQHPAIVDAAKETPRLPVVERLVDRIVSLPMHPWLTESEVEHVCTAIEDFYRGERP, encoded by the coding sequence ATGGTCGAACACGTCCCGTTCACCGAGATCGAGGTCACCGACGACATCGTCGACCGGACGGCGTCCGTCGTCCGGAGCGGCAGATACGTCGACGGACCACAGCTGGACGCCTTCGAGGCCGAGTTCGCCGACGCGTTCGACGTCGACCACGCGGTCGGCGTCAGCAGCGGCACGGCCGCGCTGTCGCTGTCACTGCGCGCCGCCGGTGTCGGCGAGGGTGACACCGTCCTGCTGCCGGCACACACCTTCTTCGCGACCGCGAGCGCGGCGATGAACCTCGACGCCGAGCCCGTGTTCGTCGACGTCGACCCGGAGACGTACGCCATCGACGTCGACGACCTGGAGGCGAAGGCCTCGTTCGCGTCCCGGCCGGCCGCCGTCGTCCCGGTCCACATCTACGGTCAGCCCGCGGACATGGACGGCGTCCGTCGGGTCGCCGACGAGTACGGACTCACCGTCATCGAGGACAGCTGTCAGGCCCACGCCGCACGGTACGACGGTGAGTACGCCGGCACCATCGGCGACCTCGGCTGCTTCAGCTTCTACCCGTCGAAGAACATGACCGTCGGCGGTGACGGTGGCATGATCGTCACGGACGACGCCGAGCTGGCGGACGCCGCACGCCGGCTGCGGAACCAGGGCCGGAACCCGGCCGGGGTCCACGTCGACCTCGGGCTGAACTACCGGCTCGACGAGTTCAAGGCCGCCTTCGGCCGGGAGCACCTCACGCACGTCGAGGACTGGGGCCGGATGCGCCGCGAGAACGCCGCGCTCTACGACGACCGGCTCGCCGAGGTTCCCGAGATCGAGACACCGACGGTGGCGGACGAACGCGAGCACGTTTACCATCTCTACGTCGTACAGGCCGACGAGCGTGACGCGCTCCGGTCGTTCCTCTCGGACCGCGGCGTCGAGACGGGAATCCACTACGAGCACGCCCTCCACCAGCATCCCGCCATCGTCGACGCCGCGAAAGAGACGCCCCGGCTCCCGGTCGTCGAACGGCTCGTCGACCGCATCGTCTCGCTGCCGATGCATCCCTGGCTCACCGAGTCGGAGGTCGAGCACGTCTGTACCGCCATCGAGGACTTCTACCGGGGTGAGCGGCCGTGA
- a CDS encoding flippase gives MSDDPIATIRRGASASLAASVLDKVANVVLVVVLARVLLTPAEYGLLNVALAALSIVSIVATLGLPKSTARYVNEYLDGESGQIPHVLRTGAKAVGLTTLVVVLALAVFHRHLADLIGQPSVAPFLLVGTLYVAVRAGFKFVNAVFQGLNRVDLSALTAGVNGVARVTFAVGLVVLGLGTYGAFLGYVAGYTLAAAVGAVLLVGRVYNPTDSASEMEPGLSRRLVEYAVPLTATRGANVLDKKVDVVLVGSLASLAAAGYYTVAKQLSDIVSMPAASFGFALSPVLGEQSGAGDRERAARLYEQSLTYVMLCYVPACVGLVLVARPTVVYVFGAAYAPAVPVVQVFSGFILVNAVNKITSDALDYMGRARARATVKSAMAVSNAGLNVLLIPVYGAVGAAVATVFTYTIYTGTNVYVIHTELGLHPLRLARRAAVVCVIAVGMGVVVTLALPLVGGLATLLGVVGVGAGVWAALGVGSGLLDVEQLRSFVR, from the coding sequence GTGTCGGACGACCCCATCGCGACGATTCGTCGGGGTGCGAGCGCCTCGCTCGCGGCCAGTGTCCTCGACAAGGTCGCGAACGTCGTGCTGGTCGTCGTGCTCGCGCGTGTCCTGCTCACACCCGCGGAGTACGGCCTGCTGAACGTCGCGCTCGCCGCCCTGTCGATCGTCTCCATCGTGGCGACGCTGGGACTGCCGAAGTCGACGGCCCGGTACGTGAACGAGTACCTGGACGGTGAGTCGGGACAGATCCCCCACGTCCTCCGGACCGGTGCGAAGGCCGTCGGTCTGACGACACTCGTCGTGGTCCTCGCGCTCGCCGTCTTCCACCGCCACCTCGCCGACCTGATCGGACAACCGAGCGTCGCGCCGTTCTTGCTCGTGGGCACGCTCTACGTCGCCGTCCGGGCCGGCTTCAAGTTCGTCAACGCCGTGTTCCAGGGGTTGAACCGGGTCGACCTCAGCGCGCTCACCGCCGGGGTCAACGGCGTCGCCCGTGTGACGTTCGCGGTGGGGCTGGTCGTCCTCGGACTGGGTACCTACGGGGCGTTCCTCGGCTACGTCGCGGGCTACACCCTCGCCGCGGCGGTCGGTGCCGTCCTCCTCGTCGGCCGCGTCTACAACCCGACCGATTCCGCGAGCGAGATGGAGCCCGGTCTGAGCCGCCGGCTCGTCGAGTACGCCGTCCCGCTGACGGCGACGCGTGGCGCGAACGTCCTCGACAAGAAGGTCGACGTCGTGCTGGTCGGCTCGCTGGCGAGCCTCGCGGCGGCCGGCTACTACACCGTCGCCAAGCAGCTCTCCGACATCGTGTCGATGCCGGCGGCGTCGTTCGGCTTCGCGCTCTCGCCGGTCCTGGGTGAACAGTCCGGGGCGGGCGACCGCGAGCGTGCGGCCCGGCTCTACGAGCAGTCGCTCACGTACGTCATGCTCTGCTACGTGCCGGCGTGTGTGGGGCTGGTGCTCGTCGCCCGGCCGACCGTCGTCTACGTCTTCGGCGCGGCGTACGCGCCGGCGGTGCCGGTCGTCCAGGTGTTCAGCGGCTTCATCCTCGTCAACGCCGTCAACAAGATCACGAGCGACGCGCTCGACTACATGGGGAGGGCCCGGGCCAGGGCGACCGTCAAGAGCGCGATGGCGGTGTCGAACGCCGGCCTGAACGTCCTGCTCATCCCGGTGTACGGTGCGGTCGGCGCGGCCGTCGCGACCGTCTTCACGTACACCATCTACACGGGGACGAACGTGTACGTCATCCACACCGAGCTCGGGCTCCACCCGCTGCGACTCGCTCGACGTGCGGCGGTCGTCTGTGTCATCGCGGTCGGGATGGGGGTCGTCGTCACGCTCGCACTCCCGCTCGTCGGCGGACTCGCGACGCTGCTCGGGGTCGTCGGCGTCGGTGCCGGCGTCTGGGCCGCCCTCGGCGTCGGTTCCGGCCTGCTCGACGTGGAGCAGCTCCGGTCGTTCGTCCGGTGA
- a CDS encoding NAD-dependent epimerase/dehydratase family protein: MPASHDTATGVGRSPDESSPGATAALADATVLVTGGAGFIGQRLVEVLAPVADTRVLDHRANGHGTVLPDQVAVLDGDVTESADLAAAMAGVDVVFHLAACSSVPATLEQPTRSLDVNAVGTAAVLDRARRQDARVVVASSAAVYGRPTETPIPEDAPLRPRSPYGIGKLAADRYARRYEDWYDVPAVALRFFNVYGPGQRNGVLATFLSRAREGEPLVIHGDGTQTRDFVHVDDVVRSMLAAATTDATGEAFNVGTGETTTVRELARLVQETVPGGVDVLHDDPRPADIEHSCADVRKAREELGFEAEVALEAGLRRLAARSDA, encoded by the coding sequence ATGCCAGCCAGTCACGACACCGCCACCGGCGTGGGTCGAAGCCCGGATGAATCGTCGCCAGGTGCGACAGCAGCACTCGCGGACGCCACTGTCCTCGTCACCGGTGGAGCGGGCTTCATCGGCCAGCGGCTCGTCGAGGTGCTCGCGCCAGTCGCCGACACCCGTGTCCTCGACCATCGGGCGAACGGCCACGGGACAGTGCTGCCCGACCAGGTCGCGGTGCTGGACGGGGACGTGACGGAGTCGGCGGACCTCGCGGCGGCGATGGCCGGCGTGGACGTCGTGTTCCACCTCGCGGCGTGCTCGTCGGTACCGGCGACACTCGAGCAGCCGACGCGCTCGCTCGACGTGAACGCCGTCGGGACCGCGGCAGTGCTCGACCGGGCACGCCGGCAGGACGCACGGGTCGTGGTCGCGTCGAGTGCCGCGGTGTACGGCCGGCCGACGGAGACGCCGATCCCCGAGGATGCGCCGCTCCGCCCCCGGAGCCCCTACGGCATCGGCAAGCTCGCGGCCGACCGCTACGCGCGGCGGTACGAGGACTGGTACGACGTCCCGGCGGTCGCGCTGCGGTTCTTCAACGTCTACGGGCCGGGACAACGGAACGGTGTCCTCGCCACGTTCCTCTCTCGTGCCCGGGAGGGCGAACCGCTCGTGATCCACGGTGACGGCACGCAGACGCGGGACTTCGTCCACGTCGACGACGTAGTACGGTCGATGCTCGCCGCGGCGACGACCGACGCCACGGGCGAAGCGTTCAACGTCGGTACCGGCGAGACGACGACGGTTCGGGAGCTCGCACGGCTCGTCCAGGAGACGGTGCCAGGCGGGGTCGACGTGCTCCACGACGACCCGCGTCCGGCCGACATCGAACACAGCTGTGCTGACGTCCGGAAGGCACGCGAGGAGCTGGGGTTCGAGGCGGAGGTGGCTCTCGAAGCGGGCCTGCGGCGACTCGCGGCGCGGTCGGACGCCTGA
- a CDS encoding Gfo/Idh/MocA family protein produces MTLTTAVVGAGTVSETHLSGLSACPRTELVAIADLDGEAARAAARRHAITPYTDLDHMLDSESLDWLHVCTPVRTHRDIAVTAIERGIPVLIEKPVTETVRAVEDIADAAQANDVPASVVHNHLFGPAIREARERIEAGELGTIRGVDLLYTGSTRPDVPNRGEWSFELVGGEFEEGLPHPLYILLNVGGYPRDEDAVQATTTLGGEYEMEFGYDGATIQYPTGDGRLCSATMLSGTVPHRSLYVHGEEGSLVVDLVSQSLVPLERDYKASSKARAMKNADEVLARGRSTLENLGAVARRARDGSWESEKQLNGHFYQYDETARAIEAGEPMPVPLSEGQWTVRLQQAIRDAATGPQESSTEHTLVDDE; encoded by the coding sequence ATGACACTCACGACAGCAGTCGTCGGTGCCGGGACCGTCTCGGAGACCCACCTCTCCGGCCTCTCGGCCTGCCCACGGACCGAACTCGTTGCCATCGCGGATCTCGACGGCGAGGCGGCCCGGGCGGCGGCCCGCCGGCACGCCATCACGCCCTACACCGACCTGGACCACATGCTCGACAGCGAGTCCCTCGACTGGCTCCACGTCTGCACGCCGGTCAGGACCCACCGCGACATCGCCGTCACCGCCATCGAGCGCGGCATCCCGGTGCTCATCGAGAAACCCGTGACGGAGACCGTGCGGGCCGTCGAGGACATCGCGGACGCCGCCCAGGCCAACGACGTGCCGGCGTCGGTCGTCCACAACCACCTGTTCGGCCCGGCGATACGGGAGGCCCGCGAACGCATCGAAGCCGGCGAGCTGGGGACCATCCGGGGAGTCGACCTGCTGTACACCGGGTCGACCCGGCCCGACGTGCCGAACCGTGGCGAGTGGAGCTTCGAGCTGGTCGGGGGCGAGTTCGAGGAGGGACTCCCCCACCCGCTGTACATCCTGCTGAACGTCGGCGGCTACCCCCGGGACGAGGACGCCGTGCAGGCGACGACGACCCTCGGCGGCGAGTACGAGATGGAGTTCGGCTACGATGGCGCGACGATCCAGTACCCGACCGGCGACGGCCGGCTCTGCTCGGCGACGATGCTCTCGGGGACGGTCCCGCACCGCTCGCTGTACGTTCACGGCGAGGAGGGCTCGCTCGTCGTCGACCTCGTCTCGCAGTCGCTCGTGCCGCTGGAACGCGACTACAAGGCCTCCTCGAAGGCCCGTGCGATGAAGAACGCCGACGAGGTCCTCGCCCGGGGGCGCTCGACGCTCGAGAACCTCGGGGCGGTCGCCCGTCGCGCACGTGACGGCAGCTGGGAGTCCGAGAAGCAGCTCAACGGCCACTTCTACCAGTACGACGAGACCGCCAGGGCCATCGAGGCGGGCGAGCCGATGCCCGTACCGCTCTCGGAAGGCCAGTGGACCGTCCGGCTCCAGCAGGCCATCCGTGACGCCGCGACCGGGCCGCAGGAGAGCAGCACCGAGCACACCCTCGTCGACGACGAGTGA
- a CDS encoding metal-dependent hydrolase: protein MWPWEHVAVAYLAYSLGSRVGGGRPTDAAAVAVAVGALFPDLVDKPLSWGVGVLPGGRSLAHSLLVAVPVVLVVGLFARGRRARAVGVAFGVGYLSHLPLDVVASGVFGGGFDTSFLLWPLTPTATGQPDSPALAHLLEQHREFLAFLTGPVGRRYLAFELLLLATTTMLWWRDGLPGIGWLRRRAGGLRRLVHGS from the coding sequence GTGTGGCCCTGGGAGCACGTCGCGGTCGCGTACCTCGCGTACAGTCTCGGAAGCCGGGTGGGAGGGGGTCGACCGACCGACGCCGCCGCAGTTGCAGTGGCCGTCGGTGCCCTGTTCCCGGATCTCGTCGACAAGCCGCTGTCGTGGGGAGTCGGTGTGCTGCCCGGCGGCCGTTCGCTCGCGCACTCGCTGCTCGTCGCGGTCCCCGTCGTCCTCGTCGTCGGCCTGTTCGCCCGAGGGCGTCGAGCCAGGGCGGTGGGCGTCGCGTTCGGCGTCGGCTACCTCAGCCACCTGCCGCTCGACGTGGTGGCGTCGGGCGTCTTCGGCGGCGGATTCGACACCAGTTTCCTGCTCTGGCCGCTGACGCCGACGGCGACGGGACAGCCCGACAGCCCGGCGCTGGCCCACCTGCTCGAGCAGCACCGCGAGTTCCTCGCGTTCCTCACCGGGCCGGTCGGTCGACGGTACCTCGCGTTCGAACTGCTCCTGCTGGCCACCACGACGATGCTCTGGTGGCGCGACGGGCTCCCGGGGATCGGCTGGCTGCGGCGTCGGGCCGGCGGGCTCCGCAGGCTCGTCCACGGGTCGTAG
- a CDS encoding DUF1616 domain-containing protein encodes MSDAHVGEENPTARETARGESAPRYSYDLALLVGYVLAAAVLLAVLESVIWRTIVGVPVVTFAPGYALVAALLPVRAADATDPGSLDRVERLAVAVGASVALVVLGTLVLSSLFPAGLATVPFLELLVAWTLVGAGLGYIRRRSYPPERRDGIVDPRTLVTGGRFDRLDVVLLLAMLVAVASVGHGLAAPGPDAAHTTVTLVTENDSGEYVAADYPRSVTVDESVDASLLFENDEGARTTYTVVAVVERIGPSDQVVQRSQLERETVTVPAGERVVRELSVTPDLLGESLRLSYYVYDDEVATNPSPDTAAHQLYLWLSVEEAGDGADDGEDDEGERIAGRLPSVAGTGSSPGGR; translated from the coding sequence ATGAGCGACGCCCACGTCGGTGAGGAGAACCCGACCGCGAGGGAGACGGCCCGGGGCGAGTCCGCGCCCCGGTACTCGTACGACCTCGCGCTGCTCGTCGGCTACGTCCTCGCAGCGGCCGTGCTGCTCGCCGTGCTCGAGAGCGTGATCTGGCGGACCATCGTCGGCGTCCCGGTCGTCACCTTCGCCCCGGGCTACGCACTGGTCGCCGCGTTGCTGCCGGTCCGTGCGGCCGACGCGACGGACCCAGGGAGTCTCGACCGCGTCGAACGGCTGGCCGTCGCCGTCGGTGCGAGCGTCGCGCTCGTCGTCCTCGGTACCCTGGTGCTCTCGTCTCTGTTCCCGGCCGGGCTCGCCACCGTGCCGTTCCTCGAGCTGCTCGTGGCGTGGACGCTGGTCGGTGCAGGTCTTGGCTACATCCGGCGACGAAGCTACCCGCCGGAACGACGCGACGGGATCGTCGATCCACGCACCCTCGTCACCGGGGGTCGGTTCGACCGCCTCGACGTCGTCCTCCTGCTGGCGATGCTGGTCGCGGTCGCGTCGGTCGGCCACGGGCTCGCCGCACCCGGTCCGGACGCCGCACACACCACCGTCACGCTCGTCACCGAGAACGACTCGGGCGAGTACGTCGCCGCCGACTACCCGCGGTCGGTGACCGTCGACGAGTCCGTGGACGCCTCGTTGCTCTTCGAGAACGACGAGGGGGCTCGCACCACGTACACCGTCGTCGCGGTGGTGGAGCGGATCGGTCCGTCCGACCAGGTCGTCCAGCGGAGCCAGCTCGAACGCGAGACCGTGACCGTGCCGGCGGGCGAGCGCGTGGTCCGCGAGCTCTCCGTCACTCCCGACCTGCTCGGCGAGTCCCTGCGGCTGAGCTACTACGTCTACGATGACGAGGTCGCCACGAACCCGAGCCCGGATACCGCAGCCCACCAGCTCTACCTCTGGCTGTCGGTCGAAGAGGCCGGTGACGGTGCGGACGATGGGGAGGACGACGAGGGGGAACGTATCGCCGGTCGGCTACCCAGTGTCGCCGGGACCGGGTCCAGCCCGGGGGGCCGCTGA
- a CDS encoding flavin reductase family protein, with translation MAGTPVQPETFKATLSNSPSAVTVVTVSGDEGTDPHGITVSSFASGSLEPPLVVVGIDRESETHERLTGDETGFCVNLLAADQRDLAEHFAGITDVGDPFRRSHTASRSGAPVFDDAVAFLDCEHVETVGLGDHVLHVGRVVDAAVLDASAPPLTYCRGEWGTVTEDLPTWRRVGS, from the coding sequence ATGGCAGGGACACCCGTCCAACCGGAGACGTTCAAAGCCACGCTCTCGAACAGCCCGTCCGCGGTCACGGTCGTCACCGTGTCGGGCGACGAGGGTACCGACCCGCACGGGATCACCGTCAGTTCCTTCGCCAGCGGCTCGCTCGAACCGCCGCTCGTCGTGGTCGGCATCGACCGCGAGAGCGAGACCCACGAACGACTGACCGGCGACGAGACCGGGTTCTGTGTCAACCTGCTCGCGGCCGACCAGCGCGATCTCGCCGAGCACTTCGCCGGCATCACCGACGTTGGCGACCCGTTCCGGCGGTCCCACACGGCGAGTCGGTCGGGCGCACCGGTGTTCGACGACGCCGTCGCCTTCCTCGACTGCGAGCACGTCGAGACCGTCGGGCTCGGCGATCACGTGCTCCACGTGGGACGGGTCGTCGATGCGGCCGTGCTCGACGCCTCCGCGCCGCCGCTCACCTACTGTCGCGGCGAGTGGGGGACGGTGACCGAGGACCTGCCGACGTGGCGACGGGTCGGCTCCTGA
- a CDS encoding MBL fold metallo-hydrolase translates to MRLRHLKSSSVVVEEGDTRVLCDPWLVDGAFYGSWAHYPPLSFEPEDYADVDYIYVSHIHPDHCHPETLQRLDTDTPVIVHDYQWDFLADNLRRWGFDVIELPHDERMHLGDDLHLNVLASDDCDPEVCGKYFGCGWFMDDVTGGTDGSTQIDSMGVFDDGEHVLVNANDCRWPMTAAASQRVLDRYGEVDMLLMQYGAANFYPQCMLDYTHEERLEAAEEVAVEMCQDAESFVQVFEPDYYMPFAGSYTLAGPLSDLNEYVGVMRRADAKEYFEGSENVPEDSTCILLNSEEAFDLETGTQSAPYTPVDPERKRAYVDQELADRSFDYHDDEMPTLEDMQELLPVAYDHMEEKRRGIGFESDTTVLLDLVEDTTAALSLHGDGIEYLSSDEAAEVDEYVRMRIDPRLLQRILQGPAHAHYNNAQIGSHVHFAKEPDVYERPVYYCMNYFHA, encoded by the coding sequence ATGCGACTCAGACACCTGAAGTCGTCGAGCGTCGTCGTCGAGGAGGGCGACACCCGCGTCCTCTGTGACCCCTGGCTCGTCGACGGGGCGTTCTACGGCTCGTGGGCCCACTACCCGCCGCTGTCGTTCGAACCGGAGGACTACGCGGACGTGGACTACATCTACGTCTCGCACATCCACCCGGACCACTGCCATCCGGAGACGCTCCAGCGCCTCGACACCGACACGCCGGTCATCGTCCACGACTACCAGTGGGACTTCCTCGCCGACAACCTGCGTCGATGGGGGTTCGACGTCATCGAACTGCCCCACGACGAGCGGATGCACCTCGGCGACGACCTCCACCTGAACGTGCTGGCCTCGGACGACTGCGACCCGGAGGTCTGTGGGAAGTACTTCGGCTGCGGCTGGTTCATGGACGACGTGACCGGCGGCACCGACGGGTCGACCCAGATCGACTCCATGGGCGTGTTCGACGACGGCGAGCACGTCCTCGTGAACGCCAACGACTGCCGGTGGCCGATGACCGCCGCCGCCTCACAGCGCGTGCTCGACCGCTACGGCGAGGTCGACATGCTGCTGATGCAGTACGGTGCGGCGAACTTCTACCCGCAGTGCATGCTCGACTACACCCACGAGGAACGCCTCGAGGCCGCCGAGGAGGTCGCCGTCGAGATGTGCCAGGACGCCGAGTCGTTCGTCCAGGTGTTCGAACCGGACTACTACATGCCCTTTGCGGGCAGCTACACGCTCGCCGGGCCGCTCTCGGACCTGAACGAGTACGTCGGCGTGATGCGTCGGGCGGACGCGAAGGAGTACTTCGAGGGGAGCGAGAACGTCCCCGAGGATTCCACCTGCATCTTGCTCAACAGCGAGGAGGCGTTCGACCTCGAGACCGGGACCCAGTCGGCACCGTACACGCCGGTCGACCCCGAGCGGAAGCGGGCGTACGTCGACCAGGAGCTCGCGGACCGGTCGTTCGACTACCACGACGACGAGATGCCCACCCTGGAGGACATGCAGGAACTGCTCCCGGTGGCGTACGACCACATGGAGGAGAAGCGCCGGGGGATCGGCTTCGAGAGCGACACGACCGTCCTGCTCGACCTCGTCGAGGACACGACGGCCGCCCTGTCGCTCCATGGTGACGGCATCGAGTACCTCTCGTCCGACGAGGCGGCCGAGGTCGACGAGTACGTCCGGATGCGTATCGACCCCCGTCTCCTGCAGCGCATCCTGCAGGGACCGGCCCACGCTCACTACAACAACGCCCAGATCGGCTCCCACGTCCACTTCGCGAAGGAGCCCGACGTCTACGAGCGACCGGTGTACTACTGCATGAACTACTTCCACGCCTGA
- a CDS encoding CARDB domain-containing protein yields the protein MVLLAAAVVGGATTPPPDTYAVVQGDRCVAVAPVTGGQSVESAYDYRTPFPNQTGNPSASDYSAHGFRQYQASRTTTMLFYSGPQGDSLVTLNGELDNADEGGSTATFEFQNLPQSGSWAVQDDDYPDRDDDWTVGTTETTVDWMWGPERTDGGAFRGIASATEPIVVRPAFNERATAWGEWEHSGTADHRVQRWRLVDDGGQTVTLDMTEPILVAPGSCADFSLPAPSVGATPDDVPRNRPVTLSATADGVVPATSYRWDLDGDGTVDRVTETATTEVSYASAGTYTASVVAASAVGTSDPASVTVRVGQSDEPAIGVRDVSVESAVAGEPTPVRVDLVNDGGGEGSIQVDVVADDDRVGSREVSVSALSNESVTVNATFPEEGEYTVEVGSARTEVSVAEAQPELAVSDVAVDDPVPVDEPFTITASVENVGNAAAEFDVRLQLFGEVVESREVALDDGERRAVEFDVTVSAPGSYTARVGDRTAEFDVRDSGEATASPTTTPGGAGTGSTPGYGLLAGIFALAAVLVHLLHRASG from the coding sequence ATGGTCCTCCTCGCTGCGGCGGTGGTCGGCGGCGCGACCACCCCGCCACCGGACACCTACGCCGTCGTCCAGGGGGACCGGTGTGTCGCCGTCGCGCCCGTCACGGGCGGCCAGTCCGTCGAGTCGGCGTACGACTACCGGACACCGTTCCCCAACCAGACCGGGAACCCATCGGCGAGCGACTACAGCGCACACGGCTTCCGGCAGTACCAGGCCAGCCGGACCACGACCATGCTGTTCTACAGCGGCCCGCAGGGCGACAGCCTGGTCACGCTCAACGGCGAACTCGACAACGCCGATGAGGGCGGTAGCACTGCAACCTTCGAGTTCCAGAACCTCCCGCAGAGCGGCTCCTGGGCGGTCCAGGACGACGACTACCCCGACCGCGACGACGACTGGACGGTCGGGACGACGGAGACGACCGTCGACTGGATGTGGGGACCGGAGCGGACCGACGGCGGCGCGTTCCGCGGCATCGCGTCGGCCACCGAGCCCATCGTCGTGCGTCCCGCGTTCAACGAGCGAGCGACCGCCTGGGGAGAGTGGGAGCACTCGGGGACAGCCGACCACCGCGTCCAGCGGTGGCGGCTGGTCGACGACGGTGGGCAGACCGTGACCCTCGACATGACCGAGCCGATACTCGTCGCCCCGGGGAGCTGTGCGGATTTCTCGCTGCCGGCACCGTCGGTCGGGGCGACACCCGACGATGTGCCCCGTAACCGGCCGGTGACACTGAGCGCGACCGCCGACGGCGTTGTTCCCGCCACCAGCTATCGCTGGGACCTCGACGGCGACGGCACCGTCGACAGGGTCACGGAGACTGCCACCACCGAGGTCAGCTACGCGAGCGCCGGAACGTACACGGCGAGTGTCGTCGCGGCCAGCGCCGTCGGCACGAGCGATCCCGCGTCGGTGACCGTCCGTGTCGGCCAGTCCGACGAGCCGGCCATCGGCGTCCGCGACGTGTCGGTAGAGTCTGCCGTCGCCGGCGAGCCGACGCCGGTCCGGGTCGACCTCGTCAACGACGGCGGTGGCGAGGGCAGCATCCAGGTCGACGTCGTCGCGGACGACGACCGCGTCGGCTCCCGGGAGGTGTCCGTCTCCGCGCTCTCGAACGAGAGCGTGACGGTGAACGCGACGTTCCCCGAGGAAGGCGAGTACACCGTCGAGGTCGGCAGTGCTCGAACCGAGGTTTCGGTTGCGGAGGCCCAGCCGGAGCTCGCGGTTTCGGACGTTGCGGTCGACGACCCGGTTCCCGTGGACGAGCCGTTCACCATCACGGCGAGCGTCGAGAACGTCGGCAACGCGGCGGCTGAGTTCGACGTGCGCCTCCAGCTGTTCGGGGAGGTCGTCGAGAGCCGGGAGGTCGCCCTGGACGACGGTGAGCGCCGCGCTGTCGAGTTCGACGTGACGGTCAGCGCACCGGGGTCCTACACCGCGCGCGTCGGCGACCGCACTGCCGAGTTCGACGTGCGCGACAGTGGTGAAGCCACGGCGTCGCCGACCACGACACCCGGCGGGGCCGGAACCGGCTCGACGCCGGGATACGGTCTCCTGGCAGGCATCTTCGCCCTCGCTGCCGTGCTGGTCCACCTGCTCCATCGGGCGAGCGGATGA
- a CDS encoding glycosyltransferase family 2 protein has translation MYEGQTIGVVVPAYDEEGFVGDVIESVPPCVDRVYAIDDCSTDGTFREMQAAAATWNERPDGPTVDTIRHERNRGVGGAIRTGYLRARQDRTDVTVVMAGDGQMEVEIFDSLLDPVVAGDAAYVKANRFVSGDDIRRMPRLRRFGNRVLEFLTRIASGYWSTGDPQSGYTAISLEALDTVDIEELYEYYGYCNELLVRLNAHEFRVVDVPRPVTYGEEQSGISLGSYVPRVSGMLFRSFLWRLRVRYLDQRVRDVPGLYALGCFGVLLAALAGVLGRSERTGRLAGLSVAALFVAMLLDRAHNSHLDDINSEPAERDSG, from the coding sequence ATGTACGAAGGCCAAACAATCGGTGTCGTCGTCCCCGCGTACGACGAGGAGGGATTCGTCGGCGACGTGATCGAATCGGTTCCGCCCTGTGTCGACAGGGTGTACGCCATCGACGACTGTTCCACCGACGGGACGTTCCGTGAGATGCAGGCGGCGGCAGCGACCTGGAACGAACGACCGGACGGCCCGACCGTGGACACGATACGGCACGAGCGGAACCGTGGTGTCGGCGGAGCGATCAGGACGGGCTACCTGCGAGCACGACAGGACCGCACCGACGTCACGGTCGTGATGGCGGGGGACGGGCAGATGGAGGTGGAGATATTCGACAGTCTGCTGGACCCCGTTGTCGCGGGGGACGCGGCGTACGTGAAGGCGAACCGGTTCGTCTCGGGTGACGATATCCGCCGGATGCCACGACTCAGGCGGTTCGGGAACCGCGTACTCGAGTTTCTCACCCGGATCGCGAGCGGCTACTGGTCGACGGGCGACCCCCAGAGCGGCTACACGGCGATCTCGCTCGAGGCACTCGACACAGTCGACATCGAGGAGCTCTACGAGTACTACGGCTACTGCAACGAACTGCTCGTCCGCCTGAACGCTCACGAGTTCAGGGTCGTCGACGTGCCGCGGCCGGTCACCTACGGGGAGGAACAGAGCGGCATCTCACTCGGCTCGTACGTGCCCCGGGTGTCGGGGATGCTGTTCAGGAGCTTCCTCTGGCGGCTCAGGGTCCGGTATCTCGACCAGCGCGTGCGGGACGTTCCCGGCCTCTACGCCCTGGGTTGCTTCGGCGTCCTTCTCGCCGCCCTCGCCGGCGTTCTGGGCCGGTCCGAGCGGACGGGCAGACTGGCCGGCCTGTCGGTCGCCGCGCTGTTCGTCGCCATGCTCCTCGACCGCGCTCATAACAGTCATCTCGACGATATAAACTCTGAACCTGCAGAGAGAGATTCCGGGTGA